From one Paenibacillus terrae HPL-003 genomic stretch:
- a CDS encoding YciI family protein has protein sequence MKNQLIITNLSKELPDDPALLTQHMEYFKNLAENGKFLLVGTGDFNGIGGIYVAVTSNEEAKVIIQNEPLFLGGYMNYTITEIDVAFSYPELEELLK, from the coding sequence ATGAAAAATCAACTAATTATCACTAATCTAAGTAAAGAGTTACCTGACGATCCAGCTCTATTGACTCAACATATGGAATATTTTAAAAATTTAGCTGAAAACGGTAAGTTCTTATTAGTTGGTACTGGCGACTTCAATGGCATTGGGGGTATTTATGTAGCGGTAACATCCAATGAAGAGGCAAAAGTTATTATTCAAAATGAACCACTCTTTTTAGGCGGTTATATGAACTATACCATCACTGAAATTGATGTGGCATTTTCATATCCTGAATTAGAGGAGTTGCTTAAGTGA
- a CDS encoding Rha family transcriptional regulator: MNQRNPVTPFGWEIKQKLIEKRMDQKTFCTTYQIPASRLSNLIHGTRKAKRYRKQVSDCLEFKNNVCYLFLKARSKHKY; the protein is encoded by the coding sequence CTGAATCAACGAAATCCTGTAACCCCTTTTGGATGGGAGATCAAACAAAAACTGATCGAGAAAAGAATGGATCAGAAAACGTTTTGCACTACATATCAAATTCCGGCTTCCAGATTGTCCAATCTCATTCACGGGACACGCAAGGCCAAAAGATATAGAAAACAAGTATCCGATTGCTTGGAATTTAAGAATAATGTATGTTATCTATTTTTGAAAGCTCGGTCTAAACATAAGTATTAA